A region from the Osmerus eperlanus chromosome 11, fOsmEpe2.1, whole genome shotgun sequence genome encodes:
- the si:ch211-132b12.7 gene encoding uncharacterized protein si:ch211-132b12.7, translated as MPKEHSCLSERAPRSSSKTSKAKPLASQGPADTDRSNQQELRCSSEKDSGYSDNGSDWQQMEGDDQCSSVSEPQGMDTLQGQGTVKPLHQGSTMQGQGTVKPLHQGSTMQGQGTVKPLHQGSTMQGQGTVKPLHQGSTMQGQGTSELTSVYVLKNVVLKKPEPVHHGSDHLIQSQLTWSNTGGANSSGPTGPTHVILLQPPSMSFPSPSSTKLRKPPSRRTNKKTKGEFLPILNSYTRIAPHPSKKLRDKPPTGLEKVTDSEGQSLSKRICTDDKGDEVSTTTIDLQMPKHHPHKQSDSRAQSLQSRPIAYPPSSPSTVSSSRGWPSVSCSELSTISSSSNSSSPLSATRGPHNGLLNPHHRRFHNTLEILSQSGLLDITLRSKDLLSQSNATERDIAQLRQHTQLLCQAASGNNDSRRGVTLESLYQTMEESGVYPTLKCLDTVEALHYPVNAIDPDSRGTVGVNTTQTLNGSHAQLSFPIVSVQEPSQNYPMSQNCMRNGTAALPHSEQGNEYKPSATPSVNFTFIPPDSSTHWDVL; from the exons ATGCCTAAGGAGCATTCTTGCCTGAGTGAAAGAGCACCTCGCTCATCCAGCAAGACTTCTAAGGCAAAACCTTTAGCCTCACAGGGCCCTGCAGACACGGACCGGTCCAACCAACAAGAATTACGCTGCAGCTCAGAAAAGGATTCTGGATATTCTG ATAATGGGTCTGACTGGCAGCAAATGGAGGGGGATGACCAGTGCAGCAGTGTGAGTGAACCTCAGGGCATGGACACTCTGCAGGGCCAGGGGACTGTCAAGCCCCTCCACCAGGGCAGCACCATGCAGGGCCAGGGGACTGTCAAGCCCCTCCACCAGGGCAGCACCATGCAGGGCCAGGGGACTGTCAAGCCCCTCCACCAGGGCAGCACCATGCAGGGCCAGGGGACTGTCAAGCCCCTCCACCAGGGCAGCACCATGCAGGGCCAGGGGACCAGTGAGCTCACCAGCGTCTACGTCCTTAAGAATGTTGTGTTAAAAAAG CCTGAACCAGTTCATCATGGCAGTGATCACCTCATCCAGAGTCAGCTGACATGGAGCAACACAGGAGGAGCCAATTCCTCCGGCCCCACCGGCCCCACCCATGTGATCCTCCTGCAGCCGCCCAGCATGTCCTTTCCTTCGCCATCCTCCACTAAACTCCGCAAGCCGCCATCTCGCAGGACCAATAAGAAAACCAAAGGCGAGTTCTTGCCCATACTGAACTCTTACACTCGCATCGCTCCGCACCCTAGCAAGAAGCTCCGCGACAAGCCCCCAACCGGCCTGGAGAAAGTGACTGATAGTGAGGGTCAGAGCCTGAGCAAGAGGATATGTACAGATGATAAGGGAGACGAGGTGTCCACCACCACCATTGACTTGCAAATGCCCAAGCACCACCCTCACAAGCAGTCTGATTCCAGAGCCCAAAGTTTGCAGTCACGACCTATTGCttaccctccctccagcccctccacagTCTCTTCAAGCCGGGGCTGGCCCTCTGTCTCCTGTTCGGAACTCTCCACTATTTCCTCGTCCTCCAACAGTTCTTCACCACTCTCAGCCACTAGGGGGCCCCACAACGGCCTCTTAAATCCACACCATCGCCGTTTCCACAACACGCTGGAGATCCTAAGCCAATCAGGCCTTTTGGACATCACCCTACGCAGCAAGGACCTGCTGAGCCAAAGCAACGCCACCGAACGTGACATCGCCCAGCTGCGTCAACACACTCAGCTGCTGTGTCAGGCTGCCAGCGGCAACAATGACAGCAGACGAGGCGTCACCTTGGAAAGCCTGTACCAGACGATGGAAGAGTCAGGTGTCTACCCCACTCTCAAGTGCCTGGACACAGTGGAAGCACTTCATTATCCAGTAAATGCCATTGATCCTGACTCTAGAGGTACAGTTGGGGTCAACACCACACAGACCCTCAATGGTTCCCATGCACAATTGTCGTTTCCTATCGTCTCAGTGCAAGAGCCATCCCAGAACTATCCAATGTCACAAAATTGTATGCGCAATGGGACAGCTGCCCTTCCTCACTCTGAGCAGGGAAATGAGTACAAACCCAGTGCCACACCCTCAGTGAACTTCACCTTCATTCCCCCAGACAGCTCCACTCATTGGGATGTTCTCTAG